From the Cucumis sativus cultivar 9930 chromosome 5, Cucumber_9930_V3, whole genome shotgun sequence genome, the window TAACTTAAACATAATAGAAATTTGGAGGTAAAAAGGAGAGTTTATATAaggtatttttcaaaaatctaaaatgaaaaaaaaaaaagttgaatttttctaTTCTAATTCTTCTAAGAAAGTTTAATAAACACCATAACATAAATTCGATTGTTCTGCCATTTTTTCCCCAATAATTATTCTCTTCATAAATGCaattaaacttcaaactttccacttttttctatacaaatccaaattgaaaataatggaaatagtccatttatgaaaatataatatagagTATGATGTATTTGACATAGAAGGGTGTGTTAAACCATTActttcatataatataaatgaagTTCATCATATATGGACATATCTATTTTGATGTAATAGTACATGTGTATGGAGAGATAGCAATATCTATTATCTAATGAATGTAGTAATCAATGACAAAGTGGTTTGACAATATAGTAGACATGATTTGTGATAGACAGAACCCATATATCTTTgattataaactttaaaaccatatctttatagaaataaataaaccacTCACCTATATAACTAATGATgtagtttttctttactttataTGTCCGTTACAAAGAAAACGATCAAATTGGGCCTTTTGTATTGGGcttcaaaaataattagtattaATATCCAAAGCCCAATATCTAAGCTCCGTATCCTCAACTTTGGGCAAAAGCCCAACAGAACGCCGGAGATTAGAAATCAttggatattttaaaattatttttatgttaattattttcttttatgggttttttttctcttaaaagtATAAGACATAATATTTACACGCAGgagttttgaaaatggaaaaagtcTACGTgccaacaataaaaaatataaaaaattgtaatgtaAACCTGCTATTAATTAGACTTAGCTGcacaatcatttatatttgagttttttagatttagtaccaaatcaaaatgattttgattttaaagtCCGCTCATATAGGATcgtttgagaaaaaaataaatcttttatatttgatacacgatcttgaaccaaataacaatttgaaaaaaaaaaaaattgcacaagaagacaagaagaagatggtagtgaaaagaaaaattaagaatataaaaagaaaaagaaaaattgggtAGATGGAAATAAATGACCttgaaatgtttataaaaaaatagtcaacttcatgaatttttgtttaaaagaaagtcaaatattttctttctttattttataaagttaGTAAATGTGataatcaatgaaaatgaattgattttctAATACCGAATAAAGTTAAGGTGGAATCGAATGATACTTTTAGAATGGAATGTTATGTCAATTGACACTGACGTGAgcttgatttattttaaaaaaattcaaatttataaatttaatctattaaaagtatataatttttttaaatttataaatgtattagGCACAACTAAAGTTATATTAatcagaaaatgaaaagaaagatacATTAGTTACTCTTCAAAGTTCATAGTTCATGGACAAGAAGATGAATCTTTGTTAAATCATACTCGAATTGATTGGTAAGGCAAATATTTAGAGTAAAGGCTTTACATTTATTGcaatattaacaatatattatacTTCCTAAacctcatatatatatataaagaagtaACTCCCTCCAATTAAGGGACACTTCTCTCTAATTTGTGGGGACAACTACAACTCATACAAACAATACCCAGCTTTGAAAACTAACTTTAAACACTCTTATGATTTGCATCATCTGTCAACGAAGACATATGTGCAAACCATAGAGgttcaaaactaattttaagaaacaaaatatgatttgTAGAATTTACAATCATCCCTTTTAAGATGAACTGAGAGTGAAGAACCTAAAGAATATATTATATCCTCTAATCCCAAGAGATGAATGGTGAATCTTGTGGTGTTTAAGAAGGTAAATAGCAGTCTATCTTTTGATCTTTTGGCCATCCAAACTCTTCAAGGAATGCCAACACAACACCATTTGACCATCCAAAGCCAGTCTACATTCAAATACAAACACCAAACAGAACGATAAGcaaaaactttaattgaattaagtctcatttgataacaattttaattttttgtttgttttctctaAGATACTATATTATCGTTTTCATAATCGTGAAAGTAGTGTTTcaaagattaattttaaaaaaggaaaggcaaaaaagaaaagaaaggtcAGTTGAATCAGATACCTGAGGGACGTATTCACCTCCTCCACCAAAGCCTCCACACTTTTGGACATCATATTTCTCATGCATAAATCCTGTGTGCTTGTAAGCTACATAGTTGGTTCGGAGCCATCTGGCGGCGATGTCCTCGGCCAATGCCTTTGCTTCTGGCAGTTCAGACCTTGCCAGTCCCTCGACAATCATGTGTTGGATTGGTGCCCAACCGTTCGGGAAATCCCTTTTGTTTTACAAAAGGTTTCAGCATGAACATCAAACAAAGAGatttagaagaaagaaaaagaccaGTGCGAGTACTACTAACCATTGTTCCCCCGAATTAATCATGGAAGTTGCAATCCCAGCATTGCATAACAAGCCTGAGTTCCgtaaacttttcaaaactttcttcaTTTGTCTGCTATCtgcatatataaaaagaaaaaaaaggaaaaaacagaCGATTTAAATTAATCTTACCATTCCTAATCTAAACTTTCAAAGAAATTAGGCTGAAAAAATGCTAATGATCAAGAGGGAATTAATTACAAACCGGAGTAAAATGATTCGACCCACAAGGGAATGAAGTTTGAAGCGTATACGTTCTGGTTCTGGTTTCGAACATCCCATGAATGAGCACCCTAAAAGCACCAAAAGTTTCGATCAACTTAACtgctaaaagaaaacattcaaAAGCTGAGAAATTTTCAGAATTGTGTAGAGTATTTTACCTTGTACGAGCCGTTATCAAGCCAGTAATCAAGCCATTGTCCTTTCTCTGAATTCCAAAAAATAGAGTTGATTGTCTTCTTTCTAACTAGAGAGGCCTCAAAAAAGTGTTCTGCCGTGCAGTAGTCTCCAACGGCTCTTGCCAAATTGGAAATGTCAAGTTCCATCTGAATCAAACCATACGCATCAGTTGTGCTAATGGCAATAAAAAGAAACGCCGAGATCTTCGAAGAACTAATCCAAACCATACCTTGAGTATGAATACATTGAGATCAACTGGCAAGATTGAAGTTGTAGCCAATGTCGACAAGTCTGTCGAATCCCTTTAAGAAGCAAActcaaaaacattaaaaactTCATTGCTGTAATACTTTAAAAACGAATCAGGCTCTTAGCTCagcaaatatatttaagatcTGAGATCACAATATCTTGTACCTCATCCATCTTGAACTGAAATCCCAACCGGATTCGGCTGCTGATGCGATTTCCCGGTATAGATGCTTTTTTTCATAGTTATTCACGAACTTCGAGGCAACTTTCTCATCCTGTCAATAGTAAATCATAGAATCAAACACAACGTTGCATACTATTATTTCAAATGCAGGCAAATGGCATCAAAGAAGAAAACGCACCACCAGCGAAGATTCCGGCCTCGGTTCGTTCCACATTGCATAGTACCTAGACAAGGAGtgatttccatttccattttgGACAGTAATTGAATGGAATCCTAAAAccaatagaaaaaaactacATTATAATCTTACTAAAACTAAATCTTTGATTGAGTAAGAAACATCGGTGTCTGGCTGTACCTGAATTCCAAAACTTATGCTCTTTGATTAAAGCAGGGAGTGAATTTCTCACAAACTCTAAATCCCCAGTCCTAAGGTATATGTCATAAACCATGGAGCTCAAAAGGGGAGGCTGACTGCAAAATGCaataaaaagtttgattaaCAGTTCAAACTGTATTCATAATCAAGTTATTGCAAAGCAGTCCAAAAGTTGATTTGTTTACCTTCTGTTAGTGTAATAAGATCTGGCACCATTAAGAACATGGCCAAACTCATCGATCATTGAAATTAGATTAATAACAATTCCCTTAGCAGTAT encodes:
- the LOC101208719 gene encoding probable trehalase, whose translation is MPVLHSHLPPIRFSSLTLFHFFLIMPLLRPAAASLPEVFSPRLADKGPVIPVPNLVKFLERIQVVALNSFGKLDFDLKYYVDLSLKFDLNSTQIAFDALERSSNGSVSVENLRTFISNYFDSAGTDLVYSNPADFDPHPDGFLPKVENVEVRAWAFDIHNFWKNLSRRVSDDLIHHPDTHTLLPLPEPVVVPGSRFREIYYWDSYWIIRGLLASKMYDTAKGIVINLISMIDEFGHVLNGARSYYTNRSQPPLLSSMVYDIYLRTGDLEFVRNSLPALIKEHKFWNSGFHSITVQNGNGNHSLSRYYAMWNEPRPESSLVDEKVASKFVNNYEKKHLYREIASAAESGWDFSSRWMRDSTDLSTLATTSILPVDLNVFILKMELDISNLARAVGDYCTAEHFFEASLVRKKTINSIFWNSEKGQWLDYWLDNGSYKGAHSWDVRNQNQNVYASNFIPLWVESFYSDSRQMKKVLKSLRNSGLLCNAGIATSMINSGEQWDFPNGWAPIQHMIVEGLARSELPEAKALAEDIAARWLRTNYVAYKHTGFMHEKYDVQKCGGFGGGGEYVPQTGFGWSNGVVLAFLEEFGWPKDQKIDCYLPS